CCGTGGCGGGGGTTGGCGTCCTTGAGCGGGAACATGGCTCAGGATAGCACCGGCGCGGGAGCCGGGATAAAAGCTCGTTCTACCTTAGGGCTGCGCGCGCCTCGAGCCGATCTCGAGTTCCTGGCGCAGCTTGACGACGCTGTCGGCGGCGTAGACGCCGCGCAGCATGACGCCGCTGTAGGCGACCGTCCTGGGGCCGATCAGGGTGCCGGGCGCGACCACGGCGTTGCAGCCTATCGAGACCTCGTCGCCGATGGCGCCGCCGAACTTGCGCAGGCCGGTGTCCTGCCCGCCGCTCTTGATGAGGTTGGCAAAGGCGCTCATGTTGGCGATCTTGACGCCCGCGCCTAAGTTGCAGCCCGCGCCCAAAATCGCGTCGCCGACGTAGTTGAAGTGCGGCGTCTTGGCTTCGCCAAGGAGGATGGCGCGCTTGATCTCCGAGGCGTGGCCGACCTTGGCATGGGCGTCCAGAATCACGCCGCCGCGCAGGTAGGCGCCGTGGCCGACCTCGGCGCCCGGCCCAATCCAGGCGGGCCCCTCGACCAGGGCGCCGGGGCCGATGCGGGCGCCCTCGGCTAAGTAGACCGCGCCCGTGACCACGGCCGCGCTGTGGACGCTGCCCAGCCGCTCGTCAGCAAGCCCTTCCAAAAAGGCGTCGAGGCGCGCCAGCGCCCGCCAGGGCAGGGGGTCGGCGAACAGGTCGCGGAGGACGGGGGAGACCCTGCCTAGGTCGAAGAGGTCCTGGGTGTGGAGCATGCTGCCATTCTACGCTCGCGCTGTCCGGCCAGCGTCCCGTCTCGCCGGCACGACCCACTCCTAGAGCAGGGAAATTCGGGTAGAGTCTTGTCGTGGGACAGCCTTACCACCTCATCGTCAACCCGGTGGCCGGCCGGGGCTTC
The nucleotide sequence above comes from Deinococcota bacterium. Encoded proteins:
- a CDS encoding glucose-1-phosphate thymidylyltransferase, which codes for MLHTQDLFDLGRVSPVLRDLFADPLPWRALARLDAFLEGLADERLGSVHSAAVVTGAVYLAEGARIGPGALVEGPAWIGPGAEVGHGAYLRGGVILDAHAKVGHASEIKRAILLGEAKTPHFNYVGDAILGAGCNLGAGVKIANMSAFANLIKSGGQDTGLRKFGGAIGDEVSIGCNAVVAPGTLIGPRTVAYSGVMLRGVYAADSVVKLRQELEIGSRRAQP